The following coding sequences are from one Buchnera aphidicola (Periphyllus testudinaceus) window:
- the lysA gene encoding diaminopimelate decarboxylase, whose protein sequence is MKIINKKKIISKKNILSAIKIYKSPFWIYDYNKISKQISKLKKFDIIRFAQKSCSNIHILKIMKEHGTKIDAVSLGEIERALKAGFKGNCNDIVYTSDIIDDETLIKVTKHKIPINIGSIDMIKKISKKSPNHKVWLRINPKFGDGHNKKTNTGGKNSKHGIWNTKLAINLIKKYKLKLIGLHMHIGSGANYLHLKKVCKEMKKQAIMINKKILFISAGGGLTIPYKIHEKKVNTKNYYKIWNKSKKKIEKKLKCKIKLEIEPGRFLVAESGLLVSQIQSIKKVKNRTFVLVNVGFNDLIRPVLYGSYHYISLITIDNRKLDYSKKIKVIIGGPLCESGDIFTQKENSKIYSIELPILKTGDYIIFHDVGAYGASMSSNYNSRPFIPEILLKNNNLIQIRRKQTIKEMLSLEI, encoded by the coding sequence ATGAAAATAATAAACAAAAAAAAAATTATCAGTAAAAAAAATATTCTTTCTGCAATAAAAATTTATAAATCACCATTTTGGATATATGATTATAATAAAATTTCTAAACAAATATCTAAATTAAAAAAATTTGATATTATAAGATTTGCTCAAAAATCTTGCTCTAACATTCATATATTAAAAATTATGAAAGAACATGGAACAAAAATTGATGCTGTATCATTAGGAGAAATAGAGAGAGCTTTAAAAGCTGGTTTTAAAGGAAATTGTAATGATATTGTTTATACTTCAGATATAATAGATGATGAAACTTTAATCAAAGTAACAAAACATAAAATTCCTATAAATATAGGATCCATAGATATGATAAAAAAAATTAGTAAAAAATCACCAAATCATAAAGTATGGTTAAGAATAAACCCAAAATTTGGAGATGGGCATAATAAAAAAACAAATACTGGAGGAAAAAACAGCAAACATGGTATTTGGAATACTAAATTAGCTATTAATTTAATAAAAAAATATAAATTAAAACTAATTGGATTACATATGCATATTGGATCTGGAGCAAATTACTTACATTTAAAAAAAGTATGCAAAGAAATGAAAAAACAAGCAATAATGATAAATAAAAAAATTTTATTTATATCAGCAGGTGGGGGTCTAACTATTCCATATAAAATACATGAAAAAAAAGTTAATACTAAAAATTATTATAAAATATGGAATAAATCTAAAAAAAAAATTGAAAAAAAATTGAAATGTAAAATTAAATTAGAAATTGAACCAGGTCGATTTTTAGTAGCTGAATCCGGACTTTTAGTATCACAAATACAAAGTATAAAAAAAGTAAAAAATAGAACCTTTGTATTAGTAAATGTAGGATTTAATGATTTGATTCGCCCTGTTCTTTACGGAAGTTATCATTATATATCTCTAATTACAATAGATAATAGAAAACTTGATTATTCTAAAAAAATAAAAGTCATAATTGGAGGACCATTATGTGAATCTGGAGATATTTTTACACAAAAAGAAAATAGCAAAATTTATTCTATAGAACTTCCTATTTTAAAAACAGGAGATTATATAATTTTTCATGATGTGGGTGCATATGGTGCATCTATGTCTTCAAATTATAATAGCAGACCTTTTATTCCAGAAATTTTACTAAAAAATAATAATTTAATACAAATTAGAAGAAAACAAACTATTAAAGAAATGTTATCATTAGAAATATAA
- the lysS gene encoding lysine--tRNA ligase: protein MNIEKKKKYSKKNKIIENNELKNRKKKLNDLKKKGFNFPNNFSKNYLSKKILSKYNLKNNDSLKLINLSVKVAGRIIQKRTMGKSTFLKLQDSKGEIQIYYSQSSFPLKKNNYIKFKKSDIGDIIGIKGTLFKTKTNELTIHCKKFVLLNKALRPLPEKWHGLVNKEIRYRKRYIDFISNRKIKNVFEKRAKIISTIRKYMKNKKFLEVETPMLHDIPGGAIAKPFITYHNSLNKEMYLRIAPELYLKRLIVGGFEKIFEINRNFRNEGISSRHNPEFTMMEMYVAYTDYKYVMKFLENLIKYISKKLNNKNKLIYKNYIFNFKKKFQKFTMKESIIKFNKNISKKDLENINTIKKIAILLKIKIKEKWKIGKILTEIFEKTVEKKLIYPTFITEYPIEVSPLAKTNNYKKEITDRFEFFMGGYEIANGFSELNDSKEQKKRFKKQNKNKSNKTYDKDYILALEHGLPPTAGLGIGIDRLIMIFTNQKNIKDVIIFPTMRNIKK, encoded by the coding sequence ATGAACATTGAAAAAAAAAAAAAATACTCAAAAAAAAATAAAATTATAGAAAATAATGAACTTAAAAATCGAAAAAAAAAATTAAATGATTTAAAAAAAAAAGGTTTTAATTTTCCAAATAATTTTTCTAAAAATTATTTATCAAAAAAAATTTTATCAAAATATAATTTAAAAAATAACGATTCTTTAAAATTAATTAATTTATCTGTAAAAGTAGCTGGAAGAATTATACAGAAAAGAACTATGGGAAAATCTACATTTTTAAAATTACAAGATTCAAAAGGAGAAATTCAAATATATTATTCTCAAAGTTCTTTTCCATTAAAAAAAAACAATTATATTAAATTTAAAAAATCTGATATAGGAGATATTATAGGAATAAAAGGAACTTTATTTAAAACTAAAACCAATGAACTAACAATTCATTGTAAAAAATTTGTATTATTAAATAAAGCACTTAGACCTCTTCCAGAAAAATGGCATGGATTAGTAAATAAAGAAATTCGATATAGAAAAAGATATATCGATTTTATTTCCAATAGAAAAATAAAAAATGTTTTTGAAAAAAGAGCAAAAATAATTTCAACTATTAGAAAATATATGAAAAATAAAAAATTTTTAGAAGTAGAAACACCCATGTTACATGATATACCAGGAGGCGCTATTGCTAAACCATTTATTACCTATCATAATTCTTTAAACAAAGAAATGTATTTACGTATTGCTCCAGAATTATATTTAAAAAGATTAATCGTAGGAGGATTTGAAAAAATTTTTGAAATTAATAGAAATTTTAGAAATGAAGGAATATCGTCTAGACATAATCCTGAATTTACTATGATGGAAATGTATGTTGCTTATACTGATTATAAATATGTTATGAAATTTTTAGAAAATTTAATTAAATACATATCAAAAAAATTAAATAATAAAAATAAATTAATATATAAAAATTATATTTTTAATTTTAAAAAAAAATTTCAAAAATTTACTATGAAAGAATCTATTATTAAATTTAATAAAAACATTTCTAAAAAAGACTTAGAAAATATAAATACAATCAAAAAAATTGCGATTTTATTAAAAATAAAAATTAAAGAAAAATGGAAAATAGGTAAAATATTAACAGAAATATTTGAAAAGACAGTCGAAAAAAAATTAATATATCCTACATTTATTACTGAATATCCTATTGAAGTTTCTCCATTAGCAAAAACAAATAACTATAAAAAAGAAATTACTGATAGATTTGAATTTTTTATGGGAGGTTATGAAATAGCCAATGGATTCTCAGAACTAAACGATTCAAAAGAACAAAAAAAAAGATTTAAAAAACAAAATAAAAATAAATCAAATAAAACATACGATAAAGATTACATATTAGCTTTAGAACATGGGCTTCCTCCAACAGCAGGTCTAGGAATAGGAATAGATAGACTAATAATGATATTTACTAATCAAAAAAATATAAAAGATGTAATAATTTTTCCAACTATGCGTAATATAAAAAAATAA